GAAGAAGGCGGACAGGGGGGACTGGCGGGCCGCGATGGACGCGGTCCTGGACGAGTACCTGGCCATGAAGCGCACCGCGCCGGGCTTCTCCCTGGTCGACTTCGGCAACCAGATACCGGTGGGCTCCCGCCACGCCGAGCCCAACACCCGCGTCGCCGACCGCCTCACCGACCTGCTCTCCGGCTACCTCGGCCGCACCCCCGACGACCATCTGCGCCGCGTCTTCCTGGTCGCCGTGGAAAGCGCGGACACCCTCGTCCAGCTCGCCTTCCGCACCGACCCGGACGGCGACGAGGCGATCATCACCGAGACCCGCGAACTGCTGCGGGCGTATCTGGGGCGTGTGCTGGACTGAGTCCCCGCCGCGGTGCGGCAGGAGAGAGAACTCCGGAAAGGGCCAGGAAAGGACTCCGGAAAGGGCCGGGAAAGAACTCCGGAAAGGACTCCCCGGAAGGACTCCCCTCCATGCATACCGGTCGGTATGCTCACCCCGGCGGGCCGAGCCCGTCCGTGCTCGCCCCGGCACCGCCGCCGACCCCCGGGAGGACCCGTGTCCCGCACCGCCCTGCGAATCTGCCCCCTGTGCGAGGCCACCTGCGGGCTGACCCTGACCATCGAGGGCACCCGGGTCACCGCCGCCCGCGGTGACCGCGAGGACGTCTTCAGCAAGGGGTTCATCTGCCCCAAGGGCGCCTCCTTCGGAGCCGTCGACTCCGATCCCGACCGCCTGCGCACCCCGCTCGTGCGCAGGGACGGCGAACTGCGCGAGGCCACCTGGGAGGAGGCCTTCGACGCGGTCGCCGCCGGACTGCGCCCGGTAGTGGAGGGGCACGGGCCGGACTCCGTCGGCGTGGTCCTCGGCAACCCCAACGTGCACACCGTGGCCGGCGCCCTCTACCCGCCGGTGCTCCTCGCCGGCCTGCGCACCCGCAGCCTGTTCACCGCCTCGACGGTCGACCAGATGCCCAAGCACGTCTCCAGCGGGCTGCTCTTCGGCGACGCGAACGCCATCCCGGTGCCCGACCTCGACCACACCGACCACCTGCTGCTCATCGGCGCCAACCCGCTGGAGTCCAACGGCAGTCTGTGCACCGCCCCCGACTTCCCCGGCAAGCTGAAGGCGCTCAAGGCCCGCGGCGGCCACCTCACCGTGGTGGACCCGCGCCGCACCCGCACCGCCCGGCTCGCCGACCGGCACCTGGCGATCCGCCCCGGCACCGACGCCCTGCTGCTCGCGGCGATGGCGCACACCCTCTTCGAGGAGGGCCTGGCCGACCCCGCCCACCTCGCCCCGCACGTCCAGGGCCTCGACGAACTCCGGGAGGCGATAAGGGACTTCACCCCCGACGCCGTCGCCGAGGCGTGCGACATCGACGCGCCGACCATCCGCACCCTCGCCCGCGAACTGGCCGCCGCCCCCACCGCCGCCGTCTACGCCCGCATCGGCAGCTGCACCGTGCCGCACGGCACCCTGGCCAGCTGGCTGGTGGACGTCCTCAACATCCTCACCGGGAACCTGGACCGGCCCGGCGGCGCCCTCTTCCCGCAGGCCGCCACCGACAGGACGCCCCGCCCGGCGGGCCCCGGCCGGGGCTTCAAACTCGGCCGCTGGCACTCCCGGGTGCGCCGACTGCCCGAGGCCAAGGGCGAGTTGCCGCTCTCCGCGCTCGCCGAGGAGATCGACACCGCGACGGACGAGGGCGAGCCGGTCCGCGCGCTGATCGTCGTCGCCGCCAACCCGGTGCTGTCCGCGCCCGACGGCGACCGCCTCGACAAGGCGCTGGACTCCCTCGACTTCATGGTCAGCGTCGACCCGTACCTGAACGAGACCTCACGCCACGCCGACGTCGTCCTGCCCCCGCCCCCGCCGTCCCAGAGCCCGCACCACGACTTCGCCTTCAACACCCTCGCCGTGCGCAACCAGGTCCGCTACAGCCGCCCCGCCGTCCCGCTGGAGCCGGGCCGGATGGCCGAGAGCGAGATCCTCGCCCGGCTGATCCTCGCGGCCACCGGCATGCACGGCGCCGACCCGGCCGCCGTCGACGCCATGGTCATCGAGCAGACCCTCGCCAAGGCCGTACAGGAGGAGCACTCGCCCGTGTACGGGCGCGACCCGCAGGACCTCGCCGGGCAGCTGACCGGGGAGAACGGTCCCGAGCGGCGGCTGGACATGATGCTGCGCCTCGGCCCGTACGGCGACGGCTTCGGCGCACGGCCCGACGGTCTGAGCCTGGACAGGCTGCTCGCCCACCCGCACGGCATCGACCTCGGCCCGCTGCGCCCGCGCCTGCCGCAGCCGCTGAAGACCGCGAGCGGCAAGGTCGAGCTGCTGCCCGGGCCGATCGCCGCCGACCTGCCCCGGCTGCGCGAGGCGCTGCGGGAGCGGCCCGAGGGGCTTGTCCTGGTGGGCCGCCGCCATCTGCGCTCCAACAACAGCTGGATGCACAACGTGCCGGCCCTCACCGGCGGATCCAACCGCTGCACCCTGCACATCCACCCCGAGGACGCGGCCCGGCTCGGCGTCCGCGACGGGGCGGACGTCCGCGTCAAGGGCGCCGGGGGAGAGGTGGTGGCGCCGGCCGAGGTCACCGACGCCGTACGGCCCGGCGTGGTGAGCCTCCCGCACGGCTGGGGCCACGACCGCCCCGGAAGCCGGATCAGCCACGCCGCGAAGGACCCGGGCGTCAACGTCAACCAGCTCCTCGACGGCAGCCTGCTCGACCCGCTCTCCGGCAACGCGGTCCTCAACGGCGTCCCCGTCCAGCTGGACGCAAGCCTGTGACCTGACCGGCAACCGGCTCGGCCAGGTGGCGGCGCCGGCCGCCGCGGGCCTGGTCGCGGGACTGGCCGGGGTGGATTGCGCCGCACGAGCGATCTCTGACGACTCGCCGGGTGTCGGGTCGTCAGATCGTCTGCGCATCAAGCACAGTCCAGGCGAAAGAGCGATTTGTATGAAAATCGTCTGACGCGGAGGAATGTGCATGCCCACCTCGACCTCACCACGTGTTCTCCGCCCCCGCGCGGGCGCCACTGTCATCCTCACCGCCCTCGCCGCGGCGGGCGTGTCGTGGGTGGTGGCACCGACCGCGGCCGCCCAGGGGGAGAACGGCGACATCCTGATCCAGCCCGTGGGCGACCACTCCGAAGACGGCACCGACGACGCCCCGGTGGTGTGCAAGTTCAGGCTGGACGCCGTCAACTTCGACTCGCTTCCCCTCATCGCCTACACCATCACCCCGCTGCCTCCGCTGCCCAGCGCGGCCACCACCGCCGGCACCATCCAGCTCGGCGGGGGCGCCGGTCGCACGGACGTCATCGGGCTGGCCGACGGGAAGTACACGCTCGGCTGGATCGTGGGCACGCCCAGCAGCACCACCAAGCAGAAGATCTTCCGGGTCAGCTGCCACGGCAGGAGGCACGACGAGCGGCCCGGGCCGGGCGGTCAGATCACCGACGACCACCGCGACGACGGCGCCTGGGGCCGGGGCGCCCACAACGACCCGCGCGGCGGCGTGCACGCGGGCGGCGGCGGCCTGATCGACAAGGCCGCGGCCTACACGCCGGTGGCCGCCGCGGGCGCCGTGGGCCTCACCGCGATCGGCGGTGCCGTGTACTTCCGGCGCAGCCGCCGACGGCCCCATGGCGCCGCGTAGGCGGAGGAGAAGGCCCTGGTACCGGACCCGCGCCTACCGCCTCACCAGGACGGCCCTGCTGGTCACCGTCCTGGTGACGGTCACCGGCCGGTGCGGGGGGCACGGCGGGGCCGCCGGGGGCGGCGGCCCCGACGCCGCGGCGGCCGCCGGGCCGGGATCCGCGCGGTCCGACGGGCGCCCCACTCCCCCGCCCCGCCCGCTGCCCCGCTCCCGGCCGACCTCCTTCCGCATCCCCTCGCTGAGGATCGCGGCCCCGGTCGAGGGCGTCCGGCTGGACCAGGACGGGCGTCTTCGGACACCGCCCGTCGACCGGCCCAAGCTGGTCGGCTGGTACGAGGGCGGCGCCACGCCCGGGGAGTCCGGCACCGCGGTCGCCGTGGGCCACCGCGACACCACCACCGGTCCCGCCGTTTTCGCGGCGCTCGCCTTCGTCAAACCCGGCAAAACCGTCGAGGTGCGCCGCGCCGACGGCCGTACCGCCGTGTACACCGTGGACCGGGTGAAGGTCTTCGACAAGACGGGCTTTCCGGACGGGGAGGTCTACGGCCGTACCCGGCGCCCGGAGCTGCGGGTGCTGACCTGCGGCGGCTTGTACAGCCGGCGGACCGGCTACACGAGCAACGTGGTGGTCTTCGCCCACCTGACCGCGACCAGGTGACCGGCCGTGCCGCACGAGTCTTCCCCCCGCCGGGCACATTCCGTTAACTTCCGTGACCGACAGGCCCCGTCCGACCCGCACGGGGCCTTCGGACCACGGAGCGGCGTAGCTCCGGACAGTCCCCGGGGGCGGCAGCCATGACACGCGCCATCGCACTGCACGACGTGAGCAAGGCCTACGCACGCGGCCCACGCGTGGTCGACGGGCTCTCGCTGGACATCGCGCCCGGCGAGTTCCTGGTCCTGCTCGGGCCGTCCGGCTGCGGCAAGTCCACCGTGCTGCGGATGATCGCCGGGCTGGAGGACATCGACGAGGGCGAGCTGCTGCTCGACGGCGAGTACGCCAACGACTGGCTGCCCTCCGAGCGCCGCATGGCCATGGTCTTCCAGAACTTCGCCCTCTATCCGAACATGACCAGCGCCGACAACATCGGCTTTCCGCTGCGCATCGAGGACCCCGGCGCCGACCCCCGCCCGCGGGTCGGCGCCACCGCCCGCATGCTCGGCATCGAGGAACTGCTCGACCGCTTCCCGAGCCAGCTGTCCGGCGGTGAGCGGCAGCGGGTGGCGATGGGCCGGGCCATCGCCCGCCGCCCGTCGGCGTTCCTGATGGACGAGCCGCTGTCCAACATCGACGCCAAGCTGCGCAACCACCTGCGCGCCGAGATCTCCCAGCTCACCCGGGAGCTCGGCGTCACCACGGTGTACGTCACCCACGACCAGACCGAGGCGATGTCGCTGGGCGACCGGGTCGCCGTGCTGCGCGGGGGAGTGCTCCAGCAGGTCGGCACCCCGCGCACCGTCTACGCACTGCCCCGCAACGTCTTCACCGCCGCCTTCATCGGCACCCCGCGCATCAACCTGCTGCGCGGTCTGGTGCGGGCCCCGCTGGACGGCGCCATGACCATCAGCCTGGGCAAGCAGGCCCTGCGGCTGCCCGAACCCCTCTCGCTGGACCACCAGTTGCTGCGCGTGCAGCAGGGCCGCGAGGTGATCGTCGGGCTGCGCTCGGAGGCGGTCCGCATCGCCAAGCACAGCGCGGCCCGGCCGGGCGAGGTCGCGCTCACCGGTCTCGTGGAGCACGTGGAGTTCCAGGGCCACGAGATGCTCGTCCACTTCAACACCGGCTCCCTGCCCGCCGTCGTACCCGAGCTGGAGGCCCCGCGCCCCGCCGCCCGGCCGGTGCGGCGGCGCCGCAGAGAGGGACCGAAGGTGCTGGACCGGCTGCTGGAGCGGGCCGGCGCGCGGCGGGCCGGACCCGTGGTGACGCTCGGCCACCCCGGGGACGCCGAGCCCGAACCCGAGCCCGCGCCCCCGGAGGGCCGGCTCCCCGGCGACCTGGTGGTCCGCACCACCCCCGACCTCCGGCTGCACCACGGCATGCAGGTCCCGCTCCTGGTGGACCTCGCCCATCTCTTCGTCTTCGACCAGCAGGGAGAGCGCATCTGCCCGTCCCCGGACCGGCTGCCCGACCTGGACGAGTGAGCCCCGGCACAGGGACGCGTGAGCACCGCCCGCCCCGGCGATGATGTCCTGGTACCTCTGGCGCCAGAAAACTAACACCGCTAGTTTGTGTGCCGGACGACGCAGACCCGCCGGGAGGAAGCAGCATGAAGGCACACGACGGCCTCTACATCGACGGCGCCTGGCGCCCCGCCGGGACCACGGACGTCATCGAGGTCGTGAACCCCGCCGACGAGCAGGTCATCGCGAGCGTGCCGGCCGGCGGTGCCCTCGACGTCGACACCGCCGTACGCGCCGCGCGCGCCGCCCTGCCCGGCTGGTCGGCCACGCCCCCGGCCGAGCGCGCCGCCCGCCTGAGCGCCCTGCGGGACGTCCTCGCGGCCCGCAAGGACGAGATCGCCGAGACGGTCACCGCCGAACTGGGCTCCCCGCTGCAGTTCTCCCAGGCCGTGCACGCGGCGGTGCCGATCGCGGTGGCCGGCTCCTACGCCGAGCTGGCCGCGACCCACTCCTTCGAGGAGAAGGTCGGCAACTCCACCGTCCTGCACGAGCCCGTCGGCGTGGTCGGCGCGATCACGCCCTGGAACTACCCCCTGCACCAGATCGTCGCCAAGGTGGCCCCCGCACTCGCCGCCGGCTGCACGGTGGTCCTCAAGCCCGCCGAGGACACGCCGCTCACCGCGCAGCTCTTCGCCGAGGCCGTGCACGAGGCGGGCGTGCCCGCCGGTGTGTTCAACCTGGTCACCGGGCTCGGCCCGGTCGCCGGCCAGGCCCTCGCCGAGCACCCCGACGTCGACCTGGTCTCCTTCACCGGCTCCACGGCCGTGGGCCGGCGGATCGGCGCGGTGGCCGGCGGAGCCGTCAAGAAGGTGGCCCTCGAACTCGGCGGCAAGTCCGCCAACGTCATCCTGCCGAGCGCCGACCTCGCCAGGGCGGTCAACGTCGGCGTCGCCAACGTGATGTCCAACTCCGGCCAGACGTGCAGCGCCTGGACCCGCATGCTGGTCCACCGCGACCAGTACGACCAGGCCGTCGAGCTGGCCGCCGCGGCCGCCGCCAAGTACGGCGACCGCATCGGGCCCCTGGTCAACGCCAAGCAGCAGCAGCGGGTGCGCGGTTACATCGAGAAGGGCGTCGCCGAGGGCGCCCGGCTGGTCGCGGGCGGCCCCGAGTCCCCGCGCGAGAAGGGCTATTACGTCAGCCCGACGGTGTTCGCCGACGTCACCCCCGAGATGACGATCGCGCAGGAGGAGATCTTCGGCCCCGTCCTGTCGATCCTGAGGTACGACGACGAGGAGGACGCCCTGCGCATCGCCAACGGCACGGTCTACGGCCTCGCGGGCGCCGTGTGGGCCGGCGAGGAGTCCGAGGCGGTGGCCTTCGCCCGGCGCATGGACACCGGCCAGGTCGACATCAACGGCGGCCGGTTCAATCCGCTGGCCCCCTTCGGCGGCTACAAGCAGTCCGGGGTCGGCCGCGAACTCGGCGCGCACGGACTCGGCGAGTACCTCCAGACCAAGTCCCTCCAGTTCTAAGGAAGTACGCGACCCATGGCCGTACGAGCCGCCGTCCTGCCCGCCATCGGCGCACCCCTGGAGATCACCGGCATCGAGCTGCCCGACCCGGGCCCCGGACAGGTCCGGGTCCGCCTCGCCGCCGCCGGGGTCTGCCACTCCGACCTCTCCCTGTCCAACGGCACCATGCGCGTCCCGGTCCCGGCCGTCCTCGGCCACGAGGGCGCCGGCACGGTCGTGGCCGTCGGCGAGGGCGTCGCGCAGGTCGCCGAGGGCGACCCCGTCGTCCTCAACTGGGCCCCGTCCTGCGGAAGTTGCCATGCCTGCACGCTCGGCGAGGTGTGGCTGTGCGCCAACGCCCTGAACGGCGCCGCCGACGTCTACGCCCGCACCGCCGACGGCACCGACCTGCACCCCGGCCTGAACGTCGCCGCGTTCGCCGAGGAGACCGTCGTCTCCGCGTCCTGCGTGCTGCCCCTGCCGCAGGGCGTCCCCCTCACCGACGCCGCCCTCCTCGGCTGCGCCGTCCTCACCGGCTACGGCGCCGTCCACCACTCGGCGCGGGTCCGCGAGGGCGAGACGGTGGCGGTGTTCGGCGTGGGCGGGGTCGGCCTCGCCACCCTCCAGTCGGCCCGCATCGCGGGCGCGTCGCGGATCATCGCCGTCGACGTCTCCCCGGCGAAGGAGGAACTCGCCCGCGCCGCCGGCGCCACCGACTACGTCCTCGCCTCGGAGAACACCGCCCGGGAGATCCGCGCCCTCACCGGCAAGCAGGGCGTCGACGTCTCCGTCGAGTGCGTGGGCCGCGCGGTGTCGATCCGCGCCGCCTGGGAGTCCACCCGCCGGGGCGGCCGTACGACGGTCGTCGGCATCGGCGGCAAGGACCAGGAGGTCACCTTCAACGCCCTGGAGATCTTCCACTGGGGCCGCACCCTGTCCGGCTGCGTCTACGGCAACAGCGACCCGGCACGCGACCTGCCGGTGCTCGCCGAGCACGTACGGCAGGGCCGCCTGGACCTCTCCGCGCTCGTCACCGAACGCATCGCCCTCGACGGCATCCCGGCCGCCTTCGAGAACATGCTCGCGGGCAAGGGCGGCCGCGCACTGGTGGTCTTCTGACGGCTCAGCCGACCTTCTCGGACGTCTCCGGGCGCGGCTCCTCGCCGGCCGCGACCCGGACCGTCCGGCCCCCACGCGCCCTGGACCGCGACACCGCCACCCCCGCGAGACACAGCACACCGCCGCCCAGCGTCAGCACGCCCGGCACCTCGCCGAGCACCAGCCAGGACATCAGCACCACCAGTGCGGGCACGGCGTACGTCGTCGCGCCCATCCGGCTGGCGGTGGTGCGGGCCAGGGCGTAGGCCCACGTGGTGAAGGCGAGCGCGGTCGGGAAGACGCCGAGATAGACCATGCCGAGGGTGGCCGGCAGCGGCGCGTGCGCGGCCTGGTGCGCGAGCTGCCCGGCGAACGGCAGACACGCCACCGCCCCCACCAGACACCCGAACGTCGTCACCTGCAGCGCGCTCGCCCGCCCCAGGGCCGGCTTCTGCGCGACGACTCCGGCGGCGTACGCCACGGCGGCGAGCAGGCACAGCACCACGCCGAGCACGGAGGCTCCGCCGCCGCCCGACATCGACAGGCCCACGGTCACCGCGCCGGCGAACGACACGCCCATGCCCGCCAGCAGCCGCGGCGGCATCGGATCGCCGAGCAGCCGGGCGCCGAGCAGGGCGATCAGCAGCGGGCCGATGTTCACCACGAGGGCCGCGGTGCCGGCGTCCACCTGCTGCTCGCCCCAGTTGAGGACGACCATGTAGAACCCGAACCACAGCAGCCCGGACAGCAGGATGCCGCGCCAGGCCTCCCTGGGCGGCAGCCCCTCCCGGCGCACCGCCCATAGGACCCCCAGCGCCAGCGCCCCCGACGCCAGCCGCCCGAGGGCCAGCGCACCGGGGGCATACTCCTGCCCCGCACTCCGGATCGCCACGAAGGCCGACGCCCACAGCACGACGGTGACGACGGCCGCGGCGGCGGGGAGGAGGCGGTGACGTGGGGCGGTGTTCATCATGCTCCCGAGGTTAGGTGTGGCGTGGTGTCGTGGCTGGCGGAAACCGGACACTGGCCCGGGGGACCCGCACCCGGCAACGGGCAGAACCCTCACTCTGGTCAGCCGGATTCAGCACAGCTCTTCCCGCGAGATGCCGAGCAGCGCCGACAACTCCCGCTCCCCCGACGGGGTCACCTTCACCGCCCGCTCGGAGCCGATCCGCACACACCACCCCGTCTTCAGCGCGTGCCGGCACAGCGCGGCCCCCGCCGCGCCCGCGAGATGGGGCCGCCGCTCGGTCCAGTCCAGGCACGCACGGGCCAGCGGACGCCGGCCCGGGACCTCGAGCGGGATCCCCGCCGCGCCGAACCACTCCAGCCCCGCGTCCGTCAGCGCGAACCCCGTGTCCTGCCGCAGCAGCCCCCGCAGGGTCAGCGCATCGGTGACGGCGATCCCGAGGCGCCCCGCGAGATGGTCGTAGCAGGTACGGCCCCGGGCCATGGCCGATCCGGCACTCGACTCGCGCAGGCTGCGCGGAGCCCGCCGTCCGGCCGCCGGAGGCAGCTGCGCCACGAGGTCCTCCACGAGCTGCGCCACATGCGCGCCGGCGAGCCGAACGTACCGGTGCCGGCCCTGCCGTTCCTCCGCGATCAGGCCTCCGGCGACCAGCCTGCCCAGATGCTCGCTGAGCGTCGACGCGGCGACCCCGGCGTGCCGGGCCAGCTCGCCGGCGGTCCAGGCCCGCCCGTCGAGCAGGGCCAGCAGGCACGTGGCCCGGGTCTCGTCGGCGATCAGTGAGGCCAGCGCGGCGAGGCCCGCGGCCTGCGGATCCTTGGCGGTCATAGGTCCAGCATGCGGCAGGGACACTTCGGTCCGCGCCGAATCATCGCCGGACGCTCTGCCGTACCTGCGCGTACTGCTGCGCCAGCCCGTCCAGCAGCGCCGTAAGACCCGTCTCGAAGGCCCGCTCGTCGATCTTCTCCTGCTGCTCGGCGAGCAGATGGGCCTGGCCGAGATGAGGGTAGTCGGCGGGGTCGTACGCGCTCGCGTCGTCCACGAAGCCCCCGGCGAAGGAGCCCAGCGCGGAGCCCATGATGAAGTACCGCATCAGCGCGCCGATGGAGGTCGCCTGGGCCGGCGGCCAGCCGGCGTCGACCATCGCGCCGTAGACCGCGTCGGCGAGCCGCAGCGCGGCCGGCCTGCGGCCGGGGCCGCGCGCCAGGACCGGGACGATGTTCGGGTGGTCGCGCAGGGCGGCCCGGTAGGAGACGGCCCAGTCGTGCAGTGCGGTGCGCCAGTCGCGGCCGTCCTCGAACATCGACAGGTCCACCAGGGAACTGACCGAGTCGGCGACCGCCTCCAGGATGTCGTCCTTGGTGCGGAAGTGGTTGTAGAGCGAGGGCCCGCTGACTCCCAGCTCGGCGGCGAGCCGGCGGGTGGAGACGGCCGCCAGTCCCTCCCGGTCCACGAGGTCCCGGGCCGTCTCGACGATCCGGTCGGTGCTGAGGAGGGGCTTGCGCGGTCGGGCCATGGCGCACATAGTAGGGCTGCGGCTGGAAACTAGCAGTGCTAATTTAAATGTACGTCTTTCAAGATCTGGCTCGGATTCCTTCCCGGATCCGTTCTTCTGTGGGGTGATCGCGTGGTGAACCTGGAGCTGAGCGAGGAGCAGGCCGCGGTACGGCAGCTCGCCCGGGACTTCGTGCAGCGCGAGATAGCCCCGCACGTCGTGGAGTGGGACCGCGCCGAGGAGGTCGACCGGGGCATCGTGAAGAAGCTCGGCGAGGTCGGCTTCCTCGGGCTGACCGTCGACGAGGAGTACGGCGGCTCGGGCGGCGACCACCTGGCGTACTGCCTGGTCACCGAGGAGCTGGGCCGCGGCGACTCCTCGGTGCGCGGGATCGTGTCCGTGTCCCTCGGGCTCGTCGCCAAGACGATCGCCGCCTGGGGGAGCGAGGAGCAGAAGCGGCGCTGGCTGCCGGGGCTGACCGCCGGCGAGTACGTCGGCTGCTTCGGCCTGACCGAGCCGGGCACCGGCTCGGACGCGGGTAACCTCGCCACCCGTGCCGTACGCGACGGCGACGACTACGTCGTCAACGGCACCAAGATGTTCATCACCAACGGCACCTGGGCCGACGTCGTCCTGCTCTTCGCCCGCTCCACCGACGCCCCCGGCCACAAGGGCGTCTCCGCCTTCCTGGTGCCCACCGACACCCCCGGCCTGACCCGCCGCACCATCCACGGCAAGCTCGGCCTGCGCGGCCAGGCCACCGCCGAACTCGTCCTCGAAGACGTCCGGGTGCCCGCGTCCGCGATGGTCGGCGAGGAGGGCAGGGGATTCTCCGTGGCCATGTCCGCGCTGGCCAAGGGGCGGATGTCGGTGGCCGCGGGCTGCGTCGGCATCGCCCAGGCCGCACTGGACGCGGCCGTGCGCTACGCCGGTGAGCGCGAGCAGTTCGGCAAACCCATCGCCCGGCACCAGCTGGTGCAGGAGCTGATCAGCGATATCGCCGTCGACGTGGACGCCGCCCGGCTGCTCACCTGGCGGGTCGCCGATCTGATCGACCGCGGCCGGCCCTTCGCCGTCGAGGCCTCCAAGGCCAAGCTGTTCGCCTCCGAGGCCGCCGTCCGCGCCGCCAACAACGCCCTGCAGGTCTTCGGCGGCTACGGCTACATCGACGAGTACCCGGCCGGCAAGCTCCTGCGCGACGCCCGCGTGATGACCCTCTACGAGGGCACCAGCCAGATCCAGAAGCTGCTCATCGGCCGTGCC
This genomic interval from Streptomyces sp. NBC_00557 contains the following:
- a CDS encoding acyl-CoA dehydrogenase family protein, which translates into the protein MNLELSEEQAAVRQLARDFVQREIAPHVVEWDRAEEVDRGIVKKLGEVGFLGLTVDEEYGGSGGDHLAYCLVTEELGRGDSSVRGIVSVSLGLVAKTIAAWGSEEQKRRWLPGLTAGEYVGCFGLTEPGTGSDAGNLATRAVRDGDDYVVNGTKMFITNGTWADVVLLFARSTDAPGHKGVSAFLVPTDTPGLTRRTIHGKLGLRGQATAELVLEDVRVPASAMVGEEGRGFSVAMSALAKGRMSVAAGCVGIAQAALDAAVRYAGEREQFGKPIARHQLVQELISDIAVDVDAARLLTWRVADLIDRGRPFAVEASKAKLFASEAAVRAANNALQVFGGYGYIDEYPAGKLLRDARVMTLYEGTSQIQKLLIGRALTGVSAF